GGTAACGGACGTGCTGAAGAAGGAGCCTTCCAAAGCGGTTGCGAGAAATAAAGCTGTCAGGAAGGTGCCCGTTGCGAAGGCTCCGAAAAAAAACGCGGCCAAAAAGGCAACTATGAAGAAGACCACTATAAAAGCCGCGACCAAGAAAGCCGTCAAGAAGGCACCCGATAAGAAGACTTTCAAGAAAGCTGCTTCCAAAAAACACCAGCAAAGAAAGCTGCGAAAAAAATCGTAAAGAAGGCCGCGAAGGAAGCTGCGCGTCGTCAGTAATAACTGTGAGGGATTATGGCAAACAACAAAGCTAAGAAGAAGGCAGTGAAGAAAGTCGAAAAAGCGGTCAGGAGAGCAGTAAAAAGAGGTGTCACCGAGGGCGCGGTCGACAAAGCGGTCTCGCTGGGTATTGTCACGGCAGACTCCAAGAAGCCCGCTCGAAAAGCTGCTGCTGAAGACGCGCGGGAATTAAAGTCGGCCTGAGTAGTCGAGCGAAAAACGATGGAGTAACCGTGACTGTGTCGGGTCGTGTCTGCAATGACCGTCACGCCCAGTTTGCGATTGTCAGAAGTTCACCCATAAGGCCGAGGGCTTATACATGCCTTCGATTAAGTCATATGCCACGCCTTCGCCTGGCTGACGCAGCGATTGTGGGCGCCGTATCACTACCATCTTGCTTCATGGATGCGCGCAATGCTGAGCGTAACAGAGTCGGCGCGCTGAGAAAATTCTGCCGGTGTTTCGCGCTTTGGCTTTGGGCCCGAGGTCATTTCAACAAATGATCCCGGTGGGGCCTAAGCACTATTGAGCATCTCTGGCCCATTATTTTTAACGTTGCCTACCAGCTGATTTGCTGGAGTCATACTCATGCCTTCCGACTCGAAAGGCCGCAGTAGATCAATGGGCGGCCGCGATTCATCATAGTCGTTTAGCCAGCGGTCATAGTCGCGCTCGTGGAGGATTACCGGCATCCGGTCATGGATCGCCGTCATCATCTCATTCGCTTCCGTCGTGACGATGGAAAATGTATCCAGCGGCTCCTGCATATCACCCGGACGTGGTCGCCATTGTGAATACAGGCCACCCATTGCAAATGGCGTATGGCCCTTCATCTCGAATTTATAAACAGGCTTCGAGGCCGACTTGGGTTTTGGCGTCTTCATCCGTGGTGGTGGCGCTCCTGGAAACAGGCCGTGTTCGCCGGGCTCTATAGCAGGAGGCTGAGGGAGACCGGGGCGTTGCAGCCATTCATAAAAACCGTCGATCGGTATCAGGCAACGTGTGTGGAGGAAAGGCCCTCTCCAGATAGGCTTATCAAGTATCGATTCGGCGCGGGCGTTGGAGGTGGTGTAAATCTTAAATGCTTTCGGGTCGGCGACTTTGGCGGGAACCAATCCCCATCTCATCGGCACCAGTTCCCTTTCCCTCGTTTCCCGGTCCGGACGGATGACTGGCTGGTAGGTGCTGGGAGCGATATTGTAATCCGCAGGCAAATGATAGCCGGGCGGCATCTTGCCCACCTTGAAAGCTTCCGCAATACGCTGTTTGTCGCCTTGGCTGTAGTAACGGCCGCACATAGCTATTCCTCGGTCTCGTCAATTGCTGTTTCGCCGCCGCGGTCAATTTCGGCCTTTCGCATTTCGATGTACTCAGTCGAGAAATCCGCTTTACGAAACATCTGTTCGATGGGATCCCAGTTTAGGTAAACAGCGATACTGACGCCATCGGAGCCCGTGAGTTCATAAGCGATATCCACTCGTTTGATTATGATTTTTTCTAATGCATCGCTGATCATGTGGTGCTCCGGGCTGGGATTTGG
The nucleotide sequence above comes from Tunturibacter empetritectus. Encoded proteins:
- a CDS encoding SOS response-associated peptidase, with product MCGRYYSQGDKQRIAEAFKVGKMPPGYHLPADYNIAPSTYQPVIRPDRETRERELVPMRWGLVPAKVADPKAFKIYTTSNARAESILDKPIWRGPFLHTRCLIPIDGFYEWLQRPGLPQPPAIEPGEHGLFPGAPPPRMKTPKPKSASKPVYKFEMKGHTPFAMGGLYSQWRPRPGDMQEPLDTFSIVTTEANEMMTAIHDRMPVILHERDYDRWLNDYDESRPPIDLLRPFESEGMSMTPANQLVGNVKNNGPEMLNSA